CGCCACTCCGGTGCATGGCATGGTTATCGGCATTTATGGACGGGCGTTGATCGAGTGCCGGGCAGTGGCAACCACGTCGCCACAGCTTAACGGGCATTGGTTCGGGCGGCAAGCAATTTGGCGTTGACCGGGTCGGCAAGTAAACGGGCATTATCGTCCGACGGTGCTTGTTGACGGTGAACGAAGGATCGAAAACGTTGTCGTTGGATCAGCAAACGAAGACAGCGAACACGTTCAAGAATTGCGAGCGGCTTGGAGGGAGGAAAGCGCAAACGGAGGATCAATACGTTTGAATCGCAGATTCGCTAACGCAAATGCCGAACGACAACTTTCCAATCGGGCGTTGCAGTAATCGTTTGTGCAAGCAAATAAGCGGAGCATCTGCGGAGTCAGTCCGATAACGTCCGCCGTCACCGGGCGGCGAGAGAAAAACTAACCATCAGGAAACGCGCTGTCGCCGCTCCGGTGCACGGCATGGTTCCCCGCAATCTTAGTTGTGGAAACCAGAGATTCGTCAGGAAACCGCCGAAGCAGTCCCCAACAGTCTCCGAGTACACGTTCAATGAACAACAGGCAAAACGCCATTGTTGGAATTGTAACAAACGCAAACGGCAGCCACGGAAGAATCGAAACGAGCAATCCGAAAAATCCAATGTGAAAACCGGGATGAGGCCTTGCGGAAGCCAAATTGCACCAAGCGACCGCGTGTGTGATACCCATCGCAATCGCCGTCAGAATAACGCCCCGATGACGTAGGGATCGGTCGTTGTCGAACAGTGCCGGCAACCCGCAAAGGAATGGGGCTACGTACATCGCGGGGATCGTCCACCACGGTGGCGCAGGATAGCCACGGCATGTTGCTGCGGTGTAGCACCCAACGATGTGTGCCACGCAGACGAATATGCATGTCGCCCAATGCAATCGAGGTTGGCGTGAAAAGTGTAGACGCAAGCTAGAAGGTTTCATGCGTGGAGCGGCGTCTGTGTCAGCATCCGCTGGCGTTTCATTCGGATTAGCGGATTGAGCTTCCAGTTCAGCGTCTCGTATCGGTGACCTCCGGTCGGGGAACGTTTGTGTTCACCAAGCCGCGGCGAACGATTCTCAATTGCCAAACCGCCCGGCTCCGCGGCTTTGGTGCAACACCTGGTTATTTGGTGTTCTCTTCGTCGGTGAAAACGCTGCGGCTGGCCTTGGTGCCCCAAGTTCGGTTATTGTGATCGCCAGACAATCCTGGCGCGATTGTTAGCCAGCGCCACTCGCCATCGTGGACCATGCGTGCGATCATCACAATTTGGCCGACGTGATATGTCAAATGAGTTACGGAACGAGTGAGTGCTAACGCGATTGTATGCGATTCACCCCTGATGAGTATGGTCTGACCGACGTTCTCAGCGTCAATTGATTCGATCGCGTTGACAAGCGCTGACCATCCGCGATCGAAGTGCTCCATCAGCGATTGCCGGTCTCCATCCCAATCAAGAAACTCGGCGTCACGATTTCGGTCAGGCTTTTCTCCGTCGGTAGTCAGGAAGTCTGTCCATCGGCTTTGAAGGTTGCCTCCAAGGTGGCGCAGGATTATCGCGACCGAGTTAGAGTCCTCCGTTGGACGCGAGTGGAGTTCGGCATCGGTCAACTGTGCGATGGTGGCGTCGATCATACGTCGGTAGGACGCAACCGTCTCACGCATCGCATCGAGCCATGTTGTCGAGTCGCACATTTTCATCGTGAGCCAAATAACGGTTCGGTTCAGCGGGTGGCGGGTGGAGACTTGCAAGCAAACGAAAACGCCGACCACCGCCACTCCGTTGCAACCGTTGGTTATCCGCTGGAATGGAGCGAAAATAGGCAGCTATCACGACGGCTTAGAGCCGTGGGCACCTGCGGTCCTGTGATTGCATCTAGGGCATATAGTTGTAGCGAGACCTATTTCTCGGGAGCAATTCGGGCATTTCGTGACGGCGTCTTTGTATTGCTTGCGGTCACGGATACGCCCGCGGTTGAGAACGTAGAAAAATGCAATGGCAATCGCCCCGAGCCAGGAGACAAGTGAAACTATGATGCATATGAGAGCGATTCCAGCATCGGTTGCGTACATCGACATTGACGAGGGCTTAGTGGTCGGTTCCTTCGGTGGATCGTATGGGTTATTCAATTCGTTCTCGGTGTTTGCATTCGGAAAAAGATCGCTTACCAGAGTTACGGATGAGCAAGCGACGGACTCAGGACCGCACGCGCCCAGTCGGATAACGGTGCCCGTCACCGAGGACGGACGGTTGAGATTCCATTCGAGCAAACACGCAAGCCGTCCTTCGGTGCACGGGTTGGTTCGCCGCTCCTCGGTCGGGTTACGTCGCTGGCGGATTTCCGAGGTAAAGCCGCTCTAGGTCTCGTTGCGATGATCTTACCATATAGCAGGTCACGGCGATGGTCGCTGCCCACAGGGCAATACCCGAAAGTATGGTTGTAATTACATGCGCGGCCCCGTGGCTACCGTCCGTTGTCATTTCGATTGCGACGCTTGCGATCGCGAACGGTGCGAGGCCAACGAACATTACGCGGAACATGTGTGCCAAAATCAACAATGCCTCCGCGAATTGAATCTTCTTTGGCGTTTGCCGGGACGCAGGACGTATTACACCGCGGTGTAACAACGTGAAGCGAATCGTTGGGTTGACTAGGCAACATGCGATCACGGTGGTCGCGAAAACCCATCTCGACTCATTGTCTGCGAAAAGCACGACGCCAAATGCAAAGATTGCCATCACGGCCAGCAACAACAGGTCGCGTTTCAATCTTCTGCACGTCAAAGCGTTTGAAGCCATCACGTAAGGCCATGCAAGTCGGCGAACGTTGGACATCACGGGGCACGGAAAGTTGACTATCCATTGCGAAAAACGCCGCAAGCCGTGCTCCCGTGCATGTCATTGTTCCCCGCCATCTGTGACGGAGGGTTGGTGGAGTGATGCGATAGGCTTAGGGAATGGAGTGATCACATAAACAACCGACGCAACAACACACAGCAGTGCCGTGAAAGTCAGCCCCCAGGACATGATTACATGCAACGTCATGTTGTAGTGTATCGTCACCGAGCCATCCGGAGCAACAAAGGTCTCATTCGCGATCATTGGCTCGATCAACAGACCTGAGCCAAAAAGCAAAGCAAGCCATGCAGAACAAGCGTAGAGA
The sequence above is a segment of the Rubripirellula tenax genome. Coding sequences within it:
- a CDS encoding DinB family protein — its product is MKMCDSTTWLDAMRETVASYRRMIDATIAQLTDAELHSRPTEDSNSVAIILRHLGGNLQSRWTDFLTTDGEKPDRNRDAEFLDWDGDRQSLMEHFDRGWSALVNAIESIDAENVGQTILIRGESHTIALALTRSVTHLTYHVGQIVMIARMVHDGEWRWLTIAPGLSGDHNNRTWGTKASRSVFTDEENTK